A region of Crenobacter cavernae DNA encodes the following proteins:
- the aceF gene encoding dihydrolipoyllysine-residue acetyltransferase translates to MSQIIELKVPDIGGHESVDVIEVFIQPGATVSVDDSLITLETDKATMEVPAEVAGIVKDLLIKVGDKVSEGAVIARVEIAGAAAAAAPAPAAEAPKAAPAAAPAAAPAATGRIEVTVPDIGGHAGVDVIEVSVKVGDIVALEDSLITLETDKATMEVPSTAAGRVLDVKVKVGDKVGQGDLIVVLEGAAAAAPVAAEAPKAAPAPAIAAAPAPVAAAPVATTDEAGFVKAHAGPSVRRLARELGVNLGQVKGSGRKGRVVDTDVKAFVKGVLSGEITGVVPGVAAASAGGAGLDLLPWPKVDFAKFGPVETKPLSRIQKLSGANLHRNWVVIPHVTFNDECDITELEAFRKDIGREWEKSGLKISPLAFIIKAAAEALKAFPAFNSSLDGDNLVLKQYYNIGFAADTPNGLVVPVIKNADQKGLKQIAQELTDLSKLARDGKLKPTDMQGATFTISSLGGIGGSSFTPIINAPEVAILGVCKSQIKPVWNGKEFAPRLMCPLSLSFDHRVIDGAAAARFTVHLGKLLADIRRLVL, encoded by the coding sequence ATGAGCCAGATCATCGAACTCAAAGTACCGGACATCGGCGGCCACGAGAGCGTCGACGTCATCGAGGTATTCATCCAGCCGGGCGCGACCGTGTCCGTGGACGACTCCCTCATCACCCTGGAAACCGACAAGGCGACCATGGAAGTGCCGGCCGAAGTCGCCGGCATCGTCAAGGACCTCTTGATCAAGGTCGGCGACAAGGTGTCCGAAGGCGCCGTGATCGCGCGCGTCGAGATCGCCGGTGCCGCGGCTGCCGCCGCACCGGCCCCTGCCGCCGAAGCGCCGAAAGCCGCACCGGCTGCTGCCCCTGCAGCGGCTCCGGCCGCTACCGGCCGCATCGAAGTGACCGTGCCGGACATCGGCGGCCACGCCGGCGTCGACGTGATCGAAGTTTCCGTAAAAGTGGGCGATATCGTCGCGCTGGAAGACTCGCTGATCACGCTGGAAACCGACAAGGCGACGATGGAAGTGCCGTCGACCGCCGCCGGCCGTGTGCTGGACGTCAAGGTCAAGGTCGGCGACAAGGTCGGCCAGGGCGACCTGATCGTGGTGCTGGAAGGCGCCGCCGCGGCCGCCCCGGTTGCCGCCGAGGCGCCGAAAGCCGCGCCGGCTCCGGCCATCGCTGCCGCTCCGGCTCCGGTCGCCGCCGCCCCGGTCGCCACGACCGACGAAGCCGGCTTCGTCAAGGCGCACGCCGGTCCGTCGGTGCGCCGTCTGGCGCGCGAACTGGGCGTGAACCTCGGCCAGGTCAAGGGCTCCGGCCGCAAGGGCCGCGTGGTCGACACCGACGTGAAGGCGTTCGTGAAGGGCGTGCTGTCGGGCGAGATCACCGGCGTCGTGCCGGGCGTGGCCGCCGCGTCTGCCGGCGGCGCGGGGCTCGACCTGTTGCCGTGGCCGAAGGTCGACTTCGCCAAGTTCGGTCCGGTCGAGACCAAGCCTCTCTCCCGCATCCAGAAGCTGTCGGGCGCGAACCTGCACCGCAACTGGGTGGTGATCCCGCACGTCACGTTCAACGACGAGTGCGATATCACCGAGCTGGAAGCGTTCCGCAAGGACATCGGCCGCGAATGGGAAAAGTCGGGCCTGAAGATCAGCCCGCTGGCCTTCATCATCAAGGCCGCCGCCGAAGCGCTGAAGGCGTTCCCGGCGTTCAATTCGTCGCTCGACGGCGACAACCTGGTGTTGAAGCAGTACTACAACATCGGTTTCGCCGCCGACACGCCGAACGGCCTGGTGGTCCCGGTGATCAAGAACGCCGACCAGAAGGGTCTGAAGCAGATCGCCCAGGAGCTGACTGACCTGTCCAAGCTGGCCCGCGACGGCAAGCTGAAGCCGACCGACATGCAGGGCGCGACCTTCACCATCTCCAGCTTGGGCGGCATCGGCGGTTCGAGCTTCACGCCGATCATCAACGCGCCGGAAGTCGCCATCCTCGGCGTCTGCAAATCGCAGATCAAGCCGGTGTGGAACGGCAAGGAATTCGCGCCGCGCCTGATGTGCCCGCTGTCGCTGTCCTTCGATCACCGCGTGATCGACGGCGCCGCGGCCGCGCGCTTCACCGTCCATCTGGGCAAACTGCTGGCGGACATCCGTCGTCTCGTTCTGTGA
- the lpdA gene encoding dihydrolipoyl dehydrogenase: MSQLIELKVPDIGGHSGVDVIEVFVKVGDTVAVEDSLITLETDKATMDVPASHAGVIKELKVAVGGKISEGDVIALVEAAGAAAEAPKAAAPAPEAVTAPKAASHAGGADFECEVLVLGAGPGGYSAAFRSADLGMKTILVERYSTLGGVCLNVGCIPSKALLHNAAVIDEVAHLEANGIKFGKPEIDIDQLRGYKEKVIGKLTTGLAGMAKARKVDVVRGIGTFIDPNHIEVNLTTGSGTELKNERVVVKFQKAIIAAGSRVVKLPFIPEDPRIVDSTGALELKSVPKKMLVIGGGIIGLEMGTVYSTLGARLDVVEMMDGLMQGPDRDLVKVWQKMNEHRFDNIFLNTKTTAVEAREDGVYVSFEGEKAPAEPVRYDLVLVAAGRAPNGKTIGAENAGVIVSERGFIPVDKQMRTNVPHIFAIGDIVGQPMLAHKAVHEAHVAAEVAHGEKAYFDARVIPGVAYTDPEVAWVGVTEAQAKAEGIKIEKSVFPWAASGRAIANGRDEGFTKLIFDADTHQVIGGGIVGTHAGDMIGEVCLAIEMGCDATDIGKTIHPHPTLGESIGMAAEVAHGSCTDLPPMRKK; this comes from the coding sequence ATGAGCCAACTGATCGAACTGAAAGTGCCGGACATCGGCGGTCACAGCGGTGTCGACGTGATCGAGGTGTTCGTCAAGGTCGGCGACACCGTCGCCGTCGAAGACTCGCTGATTACCCTCGAAACCGACAAGGCGACGATGGACGTGCCGGCCAGCCACGCCGGCGTGATCAAGGAATTGAAGGTCGCCGTCGGCGGCAAGATCAGCGAAGGCGACGTGATCGCGCTGGTCGAAGCCGCGGGTGCCGCCGCCGAAGCGCCTAAAGCTGCCGCTCCGGCCCCTGAGGCTGTAACGGCCCCGAAAGCCGCCAGCCACGCTGGCGGCGCCGACTTCGAATGCGAAGTGCTGGTGCTCGGCGCCGGCCCTGGCGGTTACTCGGCCGCGTTCCGCTCGGCCGACCTCGGCATGAAGACCATCCTCGTCGAGCGCTACTCGACGCTGGGCGGCGTGTGCCTGAACGTCGGTTGCATCCCGTCCAAAGCCTTGCTGCACAACGCGGCGGTGATCGACGAAGTCGCGCACCTGGAAGCCAACGGCATCAAGTTCGGCAAGCCGGAAATCGACATCGACCAGCTGCGCGGCTACAAGGAAAAGGTGATCGGCAAGCTGACCACCGGCCTGGCCGGCATGGCGAAGGCGCGCAAGGTCGACGTGGTGCGCGGCATCGGCACCTTCATCGACCCGAACCATATCGAGGTCAACCTGACCACCGGTAGCGGCACCGAGCTGAAGAACGAACGCGTCGTCGTGAAGTTCCAGAAGGCGATCATCGCCGCGGGTAGCCGCGTCGTGAAGCTGCCGTTCATCCCGGAAGACCCGCGCATCGTCGACTCGACCGGCGCTTTGGAACTTAAGTCCGTGCCGAAGAAGATGCTGGTCATCGGCGGCGGCATCATCGGCCTCGAGATGGGCACCGTGTATTCGACGCTCGGCGCGCGTCTCGACGTCGTCGAGATGATGGACGGCCTGATGCAGGGTCCGGACCGCGACCTCGTCAAGGTTTGGCAGAAGATGAACGAACACCGCTTCGACAACATCTTCCTGAACACCAAGACCACCGCGGTAGAAGCGCGTGAAGACGGCGTCTACGTGAGCTTCGAGGGCGAAAAAGCGCCGGCAGAGCCGGTCCGTTACGACCTGGTGCTGGTCGCCGCCGGCCGCGCGCCGAACGGCAAGACCATCGGCGCCGAGAACGCCGGCGTGATCGTGTCTGAGCGCGGCTTCATCCCGGTCGACAAGCAGATGCGCACCAACGTGCCGCACATCTTCGCGATCGGCGACATCGTCGGCCAGCCGATGCTGGCGCACAAGGCGGTGCACGAGGCGCACGTCGCCGCGGAAGTCGCGCACGGCGAGAAGGCCTACTTCGACGCACGCGTGATCCCGGGCGTCGCCTACACCGATCCGGAAGTGGCTTGGGTCGGCGTGACCGAGGCGCAAGCCAAGGCCGAGGGCATCAAGATCGAGAAGTCGGTGTTCCCGTGGGCCGCCAGCGGCCGCGCGATCGCCAACGGCCGCGACGAGGGCTTCACCAAGCTGATCTTCGACGCCGACACGCACCAGGTGATCGGCGGCGGCATCGTCGGCACCCACGCCGGCGACATGATCGGCGAGGTGTGCCTCGCGATCGAGATGGGCTGCGACGCGACCGACATCGGCAAGACCATCCACCCGCACCCGACGCTGGGTGAATCGATCGGGATGGCCGCCGAAGTCGCCCACGGCAGCTGCACCGACTTGCCGCCGATGCGCAAGAAGTAA